Proteins encoded within one genomic window of Ctenopharyngodon idella isolate HZGC_01 chromosome 6, HZGC01, whole genome shotgun sequence:
- the sun2 gene encoding SUN domain-containing protein 2 isoform X2, giving the protein MSRRSSRLVKGPSFPDDDAASTSSTGSTGHVSYKESPTRIFKKRSGRKSTGSVSRNSSRASSVSQIQTGPRSDLTATENENGMPVAAQGFSSGYSSAEEHYEQPIKSNPSSTQSVAEPDFAMWDVFRSPAQALVMLYWWLGTAWYSLTSRLSLINVFLLSRCTADMRKAILLVLLLIFLIFGIWYWSPFASRSPPRDVVSRTPPVKHTDVPVKAAFDHQLQHASLSNLKDEIASLHEREVNLMKDIELLKKESARQKDKSEMLQTDLRSMNDQMRNVKSEHGQQISDLKSSLSNLQSAQDLLKERVDSHDTLNTNLRAELSDWLIKHLKDPSSLESTIVLRPELQRALEDLEKRILEKLVHEKASSRDVWRTVGETLEQEGAGAATIQDVKEIVHRAISMYRADGIGLADYALESSGASVLNTRCSETYKTRSACLSLFGVPLWYHSESPRTVIQPELYPGKCWAFRGSQGFLVIALSYPVKITHVTLEHLPKELSPTGRIDSAPKDFAVYGMSNETEDGKLLGTFMYDQDGEPIQTFMLPPQTSIAWQS; this is encoded by the exons ATGTCAAGGAGAAGCTCAAGGTTAGTGAAAGGGCCGTCCTTTCCTGATGATGACGCTGCCAGCACTAGTTCCACTGGATCCACTGGCCATGTCTCTTACAAAGAGAGCCCAACCAG GATCTTCAAGAAGAGGTCAGGTCGCAAGAGCACAGGCAGTGTTTCCCGCAATTCTAGTCGTGCGAGCAGCGTGAGTCAGATACAGACTGGGCCTCGCAGTGACCTCACTGCCACGGAGAATGAGAATG GCATGCCTGTTGCTGCTCAAGGATTCTCCTCTGGATATTCCTCGGCTGAGGAGCATTATGAACAACCCATAAAATCAAACCCTA GTTCTACCCAGTCTGTAGCTGAACCAGACTTTGCCATGTGGGACGTGTTTCGCTCTCCAG ctcAAGCTCTGGTTATGTTGTACTGGTGGCTGGGCACTGCATGGTATAGCCTCACCTCGCGACTGTCTCTGATCAATGTGTTTCTGCTCAGCAG ATGCACAGCAGATATGAGAAAGGCTATCCTACTGGTTCTCCTTCTCATCTTTCTCATTTTTG GAATATGGTACTGGTCCCCGTTTGCTTCTCGTTCTCCCCCTCGTGATGTTGTTTCCAGGACTCCACCTGTTAAACACACAGATGTACCTGTGAAAGCAGCTTTTGAT CACCAACTCCAACATGCCAGCCTGTCTAACTTGAAGGATGAAATCGCCAGCTTGCACGAAAGGGAGGTGAACCTGATg AAAGACATCGAACTGCTGAAGAAGGAGAGCGCAAGACAGAAGGACAAATCTGAG ATGTTGCAAACCGATCTGAGGTCTATGAATGATCAAATGAGGAA TGTTAAGTCTGAGCATGGGCAGCAGATTTCTGACCTGAAGTCCAGTCTCTCAAATCTTCAGTCAGCTCAAGATCTCCTCAAGGAAAGAGTTGATTCACATGACACTCTCAATACCAAT CTGAGAGCAGAGCTATCCGATTGGCTAATAAAACACCTGAAAGATCCCAGCTCGTTGGAATCAACCATAGTGCTCCGTCCTGAGCTGCAGAGGGCGCTAGAGGATCTGGAGAAACGGATACTAGAGAAACTAGTGCATGAGAAAGCAAGCAGCAGGGATGTCTGGAGGACTGTGGGAGAGACGCTGGAACAGGAAGGAGCTGGAGCCGCCACTATCCAA GATGTGAAAGAAATCGTCCACAGGGCAATTAGTATGTACAGGGCGGATGGGATCGGATTGGCGGACTATGCCTTGGAATCTTCTG gtgCCAGCGTGTTAAACACTCGTTGCTCCGAGACATATAAGACCAGATCTGCGTGTCTGAGTTTATTCGGCGTTCCTCTCTGGTATCATTCAGAAAGCCCTCGTACTGTTATACAG CCGGAGCTGTATCCTGGGAAGTGTTGGGCATTCCGAGGCTCCCAGGGTTTCCTGGTGATCGCACTGTCTTACCCAGTAAAAATCACCCACGTCACACTCGAACACCTTCCCAAAGAGCTCTCGCCAACGGGACGCATTGACAGCGCTCCTAAGGATTTTGCTGTCTAT GGTATGTCTAATGAGACTGAAGACGGAAAGTTGCTTGGGACATTCATGTACGACCAGGATGGAGAGCCCATTCAGACATTCATGCTTCCG CCTCAGACATCTATAGCATGGCAGAGCTGA
- the sun2 gene encoding SUN domain-containing protein 2 isoform X1 codes for MSRRSSRLVKGPSFPDDDAASTSSTGSTGHVSYKESPTRIFKKRSGRKSTGSVSRNSSRASSVSQIQTGPRSDLTATENENGMPVAAQGFSSGYSSAEEHYEQPIKSNPSSTQSVAEPDFAMWDVFRSPAQALVMLYWWLGTAWYSLTSRLSLINVFLLSRCTADMRKAILLVLLLIFLIFGIWYWSPFASRSPPRDVVSRTPPVKHTDVPVKAAFDHQLQHASLSNLKDEIASLHEREVNLMKDIELLKKESARQKDKSEMLQTDLRSMNDQMRNVKSEHGQQISDLKSSLSNLQSAQDLLKERVDSHDTLNTNLRAELSDWLIKHLKDPSSLESTIVLRPELQRALEDLEKRILEKLVHEKASSRDVWRTVGETLEQEGAGAATIQDVKEIVHRAISMYRADGIGLADYALESSGASVLNTRCSETYKTRSACLSLFGVPLWYHSESPRTVIQPELYPGKCWAFRGSQGFLVIALSYPVKITHVTLEHLPKELSPTGRIDSAPKDFAVYGMSNETEDGKLLGTFMYDQDGEPIQTFMLPEASDIYSMAELRVLSNWGHLEYTCVYRFRVHGEPSLA; via the exons ATGTCAAGGAGAAGCTCAAGGTTAGTGAAAGGGCCGTCCTTTCCTGATGATGACGCTGCCAGCACTAGTTCCACTGGATCCACTGGCCATGTCTCTTACAAAGAGAGCCCAACCAG GATCTTCAAGAAGAGGTCAGGTCGCAAGAGCACAGGCAGTGTTTCCCGCAATTCTAGTCGTGCGAGCAGCGTGAGTCAGATACAGACTGGGCCTCGCAGTGACCTCACTGCCACGGAGAATGAGAATG GCATGCCTGTTGCTGCTCAAGGATTCTCCTCTGGATATTCCTCGGCTGAGGAGCATTATGAACAACCCATAAAATCAAACCCTA GTTCTACCCAGTCTGTAGCTGAACCAGACTTTGCCATGTGGGACGTGTTTCGCTCTCCAG ctcAAGCTCTGGTTATGTTGTACTGGTGGCTGGGCACTGCATGGTATAGCCTCACCTCGCGACTGTCTCTGATCAATGTGTTTCTGCTCAGCAG ATGCACAGCAGATATGAGAAAGGCTATCCTACTGGTTCTCCTTCTCATCTTTCTCATTTTTG GAATATGGTACTGGTCCCCGTTTGCTTCTCGTTCTCCCCCTCGTGATGTTGTTTCCAGGACTCCACCTGTTAAACACACAGATGTACCTGTGAAAGCAGCTTTTGAT CACCAACTCCAACATGCCAGCCTGTCTAACTTGAAGGATGAAATCGCCAGCTTGCACGAAAGGGAGGTGAACCTGATg AAAGACATCGAACTGCTGAAGAAGGAGAGCGCAAGACAGAAGGACAAATCTGAG ATGTTGCAAACCGATCTGAGGTCTATGAATGATCAAATGAGGAA TGTTAAGTCTGAGCATGGGCAGCAGATTTCTGACCTGAAGTCCAGTCTCTCAAATCTTCAGTCAGCTCAAGATCTCCTCAAGGAAAGAGTTGATTCACATGACACTCTCAATACCAAT CTGAGAGCAGAGCTATCCGATTGGCTAATAAAACACCTGAAAGATCCCAGCTCGTTGGAATCAACCATAGTGCTCCGTCCTGAGCTGCAGAGGGCGCTAGAGGATCTGGAGAAACGGATACTAGAGAAACTAGTGCATGAGAAAGCAAGCAGCAGGGATGTCTGGAGGACTGTGGGAGAGACGCTGGAACAGGAAGGAGCTGGAGCCGCCACTATCCAA GATGTGAAAGAAATCGTCCACAGGGCAATTAGTATGTACAGGGCGGATGGGATCGGATTGGCGGACTATGCCTTGGAATCTTCTG gtgCCAGCGTGTTAAACACTCGTTGCTCCGAGACATATAAGACCAGATCTGCGTGTCTGAGTTTATTCGGCGTTCCTCTCTGGTATCATTCAGAAAGCCCTCGTACTGTTATACAG CCGGAGCTGTATCCTGGGAAGTGTTGGGCATTCCGAGGCTCCCAGGGTTTCCTGGTGATCGCACTGTCTTACCCAGTAAAAATCACCCACGTCACACTCGAACACCTTCCCAAAGAGCTCTCGCCAACGGGACGCATTGACAGCGCTCCTAAGGATTTTGCTGTCTAT GGTATGTCTAATGAGACTGAAGACGGAAAGTTGCTTGGGACATTCATGTACGACCAGGATGGAGAGCCCATTCAGACATTCATGCTTCCG GAAGCCTCAGACATCTATAGCATGGCAGAGCTGAGAGTCTTAAGCAACTGGGGTCACCTGGAATACACCTGTGTGTATCGCTTCAGAGTTCATGGAGAACCTTCACTCGCCTGA